One genomic window of Sarcophilus harrisii chromosome X, mSarHar1.11, whole genome shotgun sequence includes the following:
- the TRMT12 gene encoding tRNA wybutosine-synthesizing protein 2 homolog isoform X1, with the protein MERHAAAGPGASKAPGPRGPGAGTGAPAGSDKTEADGGKTEVIVAIVTEPQFTQHCRKFLEKHQLLDKCHRVKQLPNGTMALPVLEEGLTEQHLQILRQQGLPESTCRLTHVLNPLPSKKAQNRSPTQKLRQEVRRLVEGQGRVWSAELEKDLPRSWQRHGDLILLNEESFRAAHWKKLEPGLWKTVASALGGQRLAKRGRVSPGGTRAPKVTLLLGAHGWVEHVDNGIRYTFDVTQSMFSFGNITEKLRVASMTCAGEVLVDLYAGIGYFTLPFLIHANAAFVHACEWDPHAAAALRKNLELNGVADRCHIHLGDNRKLKLWSIADRVNLGLIPSSEEGWPTACQVLRRDTGGILHIHHNVESFPGKELQLFSSSEAGQKEQRAARNSERQTPAKITKLEWLRWAEAVAARIGVLLLQLHGKPWEIQILHVQPVKSYAPHVDHMVLDLDCRPVSCSSGEVIGKAERSCDQGPRV; encoded by the exons ATGGAGCGGCATGCAGCAGCCGGGCCGGGTGCCAGCAAGGCCCCCGGCCCCCGGGGCCCCGGAGCTGGAACTGGAGCGCCCGCGG GCTCTGACAAAACAGAAGCTGACGGTGGAAAGACCGAGGTTATCGTGGCTATTGTGACAGAACCTCAGTTTACACAGCATTGCAG GAAATTTCTCGAAAAGCACCAACTCCTGGATAAGTGCCACCGAGTGAAGCAGCTGCCCAACGGTACCATGGCGCTACCTGTTCTGGAAGAGGGCCTCACTGAGCAGCACCTGCAAATACTGAGGCAGCAAGGGCTCCCCGAGAGCACCTGCAGGCTGACGCACGTCCTG AACCCCCTTCCCTCGAAGAAAGCTCAGAATCGTTCTCCCACCCAGAAGTTACGTCAGGAAGTGCGGCGTCTGGTGGAGGGCCAGGGGCGCGTGTGGTCGGCCGAACTAGAGAAAGATCTTCCCCGCTCCTGGCAACGTCACGGTGACCTAATCCTGCTCAATGAGGAGAGCTTCAGAGCTGCCCATTGGAAAAAACTGG AACCAGGCCTCTGGAAGACTGTCGCCTCTGCGCTGGGAGGCCAGCGTTTGGCAAAGCGGGGGCGTGTGTCACCAGGTGGGACTCGAGCTCCCAAAGTAACCCTGCTGCTGGGTGCCCATGGCTGGGTGGAGCATGTGGATAATGGCATCAG GTACACGTTTGATGTGACCCAAAGCATGTTCTCCTTTGGAAACATCACTGAGAAGCTACGGGTAGCATCAATGACCTGTGCTGGAGAAGTGCTGGTGGATCTCTATGCAG GCATTGGTTACTTCACCTTGCCATTCCTGATCCACGCAAATGCTGCCTTCGTCCATGCCTGCGAGTGGGACCCTCACGCCGCCGCTGCCTTGAGGAAGAACCTGGAGCTCAATGGCGTTGCGGATCGATGCCATATCCACCTCGGTGATAACAGGAAG CTGAAATTATGGAGCATTGCTGACAGGGTGAACTTGGGGCTCATCCCCAGCTCGGAGGAGGGCTGGCCCACTGCCTGCCAGGTGCTACGCCGGGACACAGGGGGCATCCTGCATATCCACCACAATGTGGAGTCCTTCCCAGGGAAGGAACTTCAGCTCTTCAGCAGCAGCGAGGCGGGGCAGAAGGAACAGAGAGCTGCCAGGAATTCAGAAAGGCAGACACCGGCAAAGATCACCAAGCTAGAGTGGCTCAGGTGGGCTGAGGCTGTGGCTGCTCGCATTGGAGTCTTGCTTCTGCAGCTGCACGGGAAGCCCTGGGAGATCCAGATCCTGCATGTTCAGCCAGTGAAGTCTTATGCTCCTCATGTGGATCACATGGTCTTGGATCTGGACTGTCGTCCCGTCTCCTGCTCTTCCGGTGAAGTCATCGGTAAAGCTGAGAGGAGCTGTGACCAGGGGCCCCGAGTCTGA
- the TRMT12 gene encoding tRNA wybutosine-synthesizing protein 2 homolog isoform X2, producing the protein MALPVLEEGLTEQHLQILRQQGLPESTCRLTHVLNPLPSKKAQNRSPTQKLRQEVRRLVEGQGRVWSAELEKDLPRSWQRHGDLILLNEESFRAAHWKKLEPGLWKTVASALGGQRLAKRGRVSPGGTRAPKVTLLLGAHGWVEHVDNGIRYTFDVTQSMFSFGNITEKLRVASMTCAGEVLVDLYAGIGYFTLPFLIHANAAFVHACEWDPHAAAALRKNLELNGVADRCHIHLGDNRKLKLWSIADRVNLGLIPSSEEGWPTACQVLRRDTGGILHIHHNVESFPGKELQLFSSSEAGQKEQRAARNSERQTPAKITKLEWLRWAEAVAARIGVLLLQLHGKPWEIQILHVQPVKSYAPHVDHMVLDLDCRPVSCSSGEVIGKAERSCDQGPRV; encoded by the exons ATGGCGCTACCTGTTCTGGAAGAGGGCCTCACTGAGCAGCACCTGCAAATACTGAGGCAGCAAGGGCTCCCCGAGAGCACCTGCAGGCTGACGCACGTCCTG AACCCCCTTCCCTCGAAGAAAGCTCAGAATCGTTCTCCCACCCAGAAGTTACGTCAGGAAGTGCGGCGTCTGGTGGAGGGCCAGGGGCGCGTGTGGTCGGCCGAACTAGAGAAAGATCTTCCCCGCTCCTGGCAACGTCACGGTGACCTAATCCTGCTCAATGAGGAGAGCTTCAGAGCTGCCCATTGGAAAAAACTGG AACCAGGCCTCTGGAAGACTGTCGCCTCTGCGCTGGGAGGCCAGCGTTTGGCAAAGCGGGGGCGTGTGTCACCAGGTGGGACTCGAGCTCCCAAAGTAACCCTGCTGCTGGGTGCCCATGGCTGGGTGGAGCATGTGGATAATGGCATCAG GTACACGTTTGATGTGACCCAAAGCATGTTCTCCTTTGGAAACATCACTGAGAAGCTACGGGTAGCATCAATGACCTGTGCTGGAGAAGTGCTGGTGGATCTCTATGCAG GCATTGGTTACTTCACCTTGCCATTCCTGATCCACGCAAATGCTGCCTTCGTCCATGCCTGCGAGTGGGACCCTCACGCCGCCGCTGCCTTGAGGAAGAACCTGGAGCTCAATGGCGTTGCGGATCGATGCCATATCCACCTCGGTGATAACAGGAAG CTGAAATTATGGAGCATTGCTGACAGGGTGAACTTGGGGCTCATCCCCAGCTCGGAGGAGGGCTGGCCCACTGCCTGCCAGGTGCTACGCCGGGACACAGGGGGCATCCTGCATATCCACCACAATGTGGAGTCCTTCCCAGGGAAGGAACTTCAGCTCTTCAGCAGCAGCGAGGCGGGGCAGAAGGAACAGAGAGCTGCCAGGAATTCAGAAAGGCAGACACCGGCAAAGATCACCAAGCTAGAGTGGCTCAGGTGGGCTGAGGCTGTGGCTGCTCGCATTGGAGTCTTGCTTCTGCAGCTGCACGGGAAGCCCTGGGAGATCCAGATCCTGCATGTTCAGCCAGTGAAGTCTTATGCTCCTCATGTGGATCACATGGTCTTGGATCTGGACTGTCGTCCCGTCTCCTGCTCTTCCGGTGAAGTCATCGGTAAAGCTGAGAGGAGCTGTGACCAGGGGCCCCGAGTCTGA